A window from Podospora bellae-mahoneyi strain CBS 112042 chromosome 1 map unlocalized CBS112042p_1, whole genome shotgun sequence encodes these proteins:
- a CDS encoding uncharacterized protein (EggNog:ENOG503NUPJ; antiSMASH:Cluster_1; COG:K), with the protein MSPKFPVQDPVFSNVTKCWDTSWCMSPLQSCSTTSTQGNLRGRGFVHPMRCDGKDPCVACASTENDCTYGSEANSRGKSDLILDGVLRLETFLHKMNANLMSLQSMTTSTQTASTRTTSSSSSPLSELHTHHQTLSRQRTRSIGQYGMSPTTPTPNELDNAVLESWHTSTTESVLHWPHFDAFPSLRQHYIPIFELERSRHPLKVKSQWSDDASCNLPEEEIDATLDAFSQNFNFWYPTMSLHQLAKTKQTMLGGCHEEEDTPETCLALLTLALGYASKVTSRLVNSPRSPDSKEKEEKASARSRGDLFFEKALKMLYVAQTDVSSTSAQCLFFTAIYFAFLRRPLQAWQYISSASSKCMLLLSYADSVPSTSSPYIQSSNTHLPSSRNVGVEEEERTKRIFWACYILESDYLAELSHVPLSGIARIESSVSLPVGTYHTHESPKDEELSSLYFLACISMRRLLNRVHQLLYAKDTGAGMDINRFPSVVAELDHQLEEWRDVLPSAFTFEVPEIDSRRQRKPSGEMTEHGKFLRQRYLTCRSVIYRPYLMGMLSGQSLTNIHDGTGNTSPSVSPDQGILGNCKSCLDACLLHILNLRGFSQTILVDTWICSLSMAGAMLVLLAACQVPSLRNLIGPEVLAAGHHLTQLLEGWQEVVGGPSSPSVDQSVHIIKEADGFIRNVYDQDG; encoded by the exons ATGTCTCCCAAGTTTCCAGTCCAAGACCCAGTTTTCTCCAACGTTACTAAGTGCTGGGATACCTCTTGGTGCATGAGTCCTCTGCAATCATGCTCGACTACGTCCACACAGGGGAACctgcgaggaagaggctTCGTACATCCCATGCG ATGTGATGGGAAAGATCCTTGCGTGGCATGTGCTTCGACCGAAAATGACTGCACATATGGCTCCGAGGCCAATTC gagagggaagagcGACTTGATATTGGATGGAGTGTTACGTTTGGAAACCTTCCTGCATAAAATGAACGCCAATCTC ATGTCGCTGCAGTCAatgacaacctcaacccaaacGGCGTCAACACGCACcacaagctcctccagcagtCCTCTGAGTGAGCTGCATACGCATCACCAAACACTCAGTCGTCAACGTACTAGAAGTATTGGCCAGTATGGGATGAGTCCGACAACTCCTACCCCCAACGAGCTCGATAATGCAGTGCTCGAATCTTGGCACACATCGACGACTGAGTCCGTGTTGCACTGGCCACACTTTGATGCGTTTCCCAGTCTTCGACAGCATTACATACCAATCTTCGAGTTGGAAAGGTCGCGCCACCCGCTGAAAGTCAAAAGCCAGTGGTCTGACGATGCATCATGCAATCTCCCAGAAGAGGAAATAGATGCAACCCTGGATGCCTTTTCCCAAAACTTCAACTTTTGGTACCCAACAATGTCACTGCATCAACTGGCAAAAACGAAGCAGACAATGCTGGGTGGTTGccatgaagaggaggatacGCCAGAGACCTGCCTAGCATTGTTGACGTTAGCATTGGGCTATGCGAGCAAGGTCACCTCGAGACTGGTGAACagtccacggtccccggattcgaaagagaaagaagaaaaggctTCTGCTCGCTCTAGGGGCGACCTCTTCTTTGAAAAAGCACTGAAAATGCTTTATGTGGCTCAAACTGATGTAAGCTCAACATCAGCTCAGTGTTTGTTCTTCACTGC CATCTACTTTGCTTTCCTCCGGCGTCCTCTCCAAGCATGGCAGTACATCTCATCAGCATCGTCAAAATgcatgttgctgttgtcctACGCAGATTCAGttccctccacctcgtcgCCTTACATACAGTCATCGAACACACACCTGCCAAGTTCAAGGAACGTcggtgttgaagaggaggaaagaacaaaaagaatCTTTTGGGCTTGCTACATTCTCGAATCGGATTATCTAGCTGAGCTGTCCCACGTACCACTATCGGGCATTGCCAGAATTGAGTCTTCAGTCTCACTGCCGGTGGGCACGTATCACACCCATGAGTCACCcaaggacgaggagctgTCGTCGTTGTACTTCCTGGCATGCATTTCGATGAGACGGCTGCTGAATCGAGTACATCAGCTTTTGTACGCAAAGGATACTGGTGCGGGGATGGACATCAATCGATTTCCCAGCGTGGTTGCGGAACTGGACCACCAGTTGGAGGAGTGGAGAGACGTTCTTCCTAGCGCTTTTACGTTTGAGGTGCCGGAAATCGACTCTAGGCGACAGCGAAAGCCGTCTGGCGAAATGACTGAACATGGGAAGTTTCTGAGGCAGAGATACCTGACTTGCCGAAGTGTGATATATCGACC GTACCTGATGGGGATGCTCAGCGGGCAGTCCCTCACTAATATCCATGACGGAACCGGGAACACCAGTCCTTCTGTATCACCGGACCAGGGCATCCTCGGCAATTGCAAGTCCTGTCTCGACGCCTGCCTCCTTCACATCCTCAATCTGCGAGGTTTTTCCCAAACAATCCTCGTAGACACATGGATTTGTTCTCTGTC AATGGCCGGGGCAATGCTTGTACTTCTTGCCGCATGTCAAGTGCCATCGTTACGCAACCTCATCGGACCAGAAGTCTTGGCTGCAGGACATCACCTCACCCAGTTGTTGGAGGGCTGGCAGGAAGTTGTTGGGGGACCAAGTTCACCCAGCGTGGATCAAAGCGTCCATATTATTAAGGAGGCGGATGGGTTCATTCGGAATGTGTATGATCAAGATGGGTAA